Proteins from a genomic interval of Eschrichtius robustus isolate mEscRob2 chromosome 18, mEscRob2.pri, whole genome shotgun sequence:
- the LOC137751888 gene encoding uncharacterized protein, with amino-acid sequence MVDRGRDGETGGASFCRLQSAGRVTYPPTSAGGGPRPTRRPPVPVLQIIKHQPCPAPGAPPSCFCPAPGAPPSCRCPALLSLPRPGAPPSCLCPSPRRPALLSLPRPQRPALLSLPRPGVPPSCLCPAPRRPALLSLPRPQSPAPLPLPRPPVSAPPLSLAAPSATLDRAAPTCVAQLAAPLAQPSSPPGPAGLAGTSCSPSASFPNSCPLRRIPASISHCVLTAAGSRPQQETQTTDPGTWTWRRPNPPPGSQRQPDPCALGAPPSTSRRLVP; translated from the exons atggtggACCGGGGGCGGGATGGGGAGACCGGG GGTGCCTCCTTCTGCAGGCTCCAGTCCGCAGGCAGGGTGACTTACCCTCCTACCAGCGCGGGGGGGGGCCCCCGGCCCACGCGGCGCCCACCTGTGCCGGTCTTACAAATCATCAAGCAccagccctgccccgcccccggcgCCCCGCCCTCCTGTTTCTGCCCCGCCCCCGGCGCCCCGCCCTCCTGCCGCTGCCCCGCCCTCCTGTCTCTGCCCCGCCCTGGCGCCCCGCCCTCCTGTCTCTGCCCCTCTCCCCGGCGCCCCGCCCTCCTGTCGCTGCCCCGCCCCCAGCGCCCCGCCCTCCTGTCTCTGCCCCGCCCTGGCGTCCCGCCCTCCTGTCTCTGCCCCGCTCCCCGGCGCCCCGCCCTCCTGTCGCTGCCCCGCCCCCAGAGCCCCGCCCCCCTGCCGCTGCCCCGCCCTCCTGTCTCTGCTCCGCCCCTTTCCCTGGCAGCCCCCTCTGCCACCCTGGACAGGGCTGCTCCCACTTGCG TGGCCCAGCTCGCAGCCCCGCTGGCCCAGCCCAGCAGCCCCCCTGGCCCGGCGGGCCTGGCGGGCACTTCCTGCTCCCCCTCGGCCTCTTTTCCTAACTCCTGCCCTCTCAGGCGCATTCCAGCCTCCATctcccactgtgtcctcacagcCGCCGGGTCCCGGCCCCAACAGGAAACACAGACCACGGATCCGGGCACTTGGACTTGG CGTCGGCCCAACCCCCCGCCTGGGAGCCAGAGGCAGCCGGACCCCTGTGCCCTCGGTGCTCCTCCATCCACCTCCAGACGCCTGGTGCCCTGA